A single window of Thalassomonas viridans DNA harbors:
- a CDS encoding YheU family protein translates to MIIPPDKLSPQVLAAVIEEFVLREGTEYGAADIDLSTKIAQVKRQLADGSALLVYSELYESVNIVPAEQFDAAAEE, encoded by the coding sequence ATGATCATACCGCCAGATAAACTTTCCCCCCAGGTACTCGCTGCGGTGATTGAAGAATTCGTGTTAAGGGAAGGGACTGAATACGGCGCTGCCGATATTGATTTATCGACGAAAATAGCCCAGGTAAAGCGACAGCTCGCCGACGGCAGTGCGCTACTGGTTTATTCGGAACTTTATGAAAGTGTCAATATCGTGCCGGCGGAGCAGTTCGACGCGGCGGCAGAAGAATAA
- the yrfG gene encoding GMP/IMP nucleotidase, producing the protein MMETQIKETISDLLMLNWSEISTVLLDMDGTILDLHFDNQFWLVHLPKRYSEYANISFEQAQEKLHSHYDRVAGTIAWYCLDYWQEQTQLPITTLKREIQHLIRLREDAVDFLQALRASGREVVLVTNAHPDSLSLKIERTQLDQYFDCLYSTHEFGATKESQLLWQRLQQKHAFALDKTLFVDDSLPVLNSAKKYGIKHLLAVANPDSQQAERAIADYPAITDYRILLEDIRKSPVSR; encoded by the coding sequence ATGATGGAGACACAGATAAAAGAAACAATAAGCGATCTCCTTATGCTCAACTGGTCTGAAATCTCCACCGTATTACTCGACATGGATGGCACCATCCTGGACTTGCATTTTGATAACCAGTTCTGGCTGGTACACCTGCCCAAACGTTATAGCGAATATGCCAATATCAGTTTCGAGCAGGCGCAGGAAAAACTGCACAGCCATTACGACAGGGTTGCCGGTACCATAGCCTGGTATTGCCTGGATTACTGGCAGGAACAAACCCAGCTGCCGATCACCACCTTAAAACGGGAAATACAGCACCTGATCCGCCTGCGGGAAGATGCGGTAGACTTCCTCCAGGCCCTGCGCGCCAGCGGCCGTGAAGTAGTACTGGTAACCAATGCCCACCCGGACAGCCTGTCGCTGAAAATCGAACGCACCCAGCTGGATCAATATTTTGACTGCCTGTATTCCACCCATGAATTCGGCGCCACCAAGGAATCCCAGCTGTTATGGCAAAGGTTGCAGCAAAAACATGCGTTTGCGCTGGACAAAACCCTGTTTGTGGACGACAGCCTGCCGGTACTTAATTCCGCGAAAAAGTACGGCATCAAACACTTGCTGGCGGTTGCCAACCCGGACAGCCAGCAGGCAGAGCGCGCCATAGCCGATTACCCCGCCATCACAGACTACCGGATATTACTGGAAGATATCAGGAAATCCCCGGTCAGCCGCTGA
- the cysQ gene encoding 3'(2'),5'-bisphosphate nucleotidase CysQ: MGEEQLLDIALQSARLAGAEIMNYYRHGNFDTEIKGDESPVTSADLAANQVLMDRLKTLTPDIPIISEELDIEGLAQRKLWSKYWLLDPIDGTGEFIIGSGDFAVNIALIENGWPSIGVIHAPDHCLTYYGQKHLGAFKDNDQGSHQIRVASYKPGRAVKVAISRRQELSLMGQYLSSDFDFEYIALGSCSLKNCLIAEGGADCYLRIGPTGEWDTGASQCILEQAGGSILDSEFHPLSYNCRDTLMNPDFISMGDRDFPWKQIIHPHKTLR, translated from the coding sequence ATGGGCGAAGAGCAACTCCTGGATATCGCACTGCAAAGTGCCAGGTTAGCCGGTGCTGAGATAATGAACTATTATCGCCACGGCAATTTCGATACCGAGATCAAAGGAGACGAAAGCCCGGTGACCAGCGCCGATCTTGCCGCCAACCAGGTGCTGATGGACAGGTTAAAAACCCTGACCCCGGATATTCCCATTATCTCGGAAGAGCTGGATATAGAAGGCCTGGCGCAGCGCAAGCTCTGGTCGAAATACTGGCTGCTGGACCCCATAGACGGCACCGGGGAATTTATTATCGGCAGCGGTGATTTTGCCGTCAATATAGCTTTAATCGAAAACGGCTGGCCGAGTATCGGGGTGATCCACGCCCCGGATCATTGCCTGACCTATTACGGGCAAAAGCACCTTGGCGCGTTTAAAGACAATGACCAGGGCAGCCATCAGATCCGGGTGGCTTCCTATAAGCCGGGAAGGGCGGTTAAGGTCGCCATCAGCCGCCGCCAGGAGCTGTCTTTAATGGGGCAGTATCTGAGCAGCGATTTTGATTTTGAATATATCGCCCTGGGCAGCTGTTCGTTAAAAAACTGCCTGATTGCCGAAGGCGGCGCCGACTGTTATCTGCGCATAGGGCCCACCGGCGAATGGGACACCGGCGCCAGCCAGTGTATTTTAGAGCAGGCGGGGGGCAGTATTTTGGACAGTGAGTTCCATCCTTTAAGCTATAACTGCCGGGATACCTTAATGAACCCGGACTTTATCAGTATGGGCGACCGGGACTTTCCCTGGAAGCAAATCATACATCCCCATAAAACTCTACGTTAA
- the fkpA gene encoding FKBP-type peptidyl-prolyl cis-trans isomerase, with the protein MKLFKPTMVAIALVSVLGCQEAKQEEKAAVLDTEVQKQAYGLGASIGMYMERNLEEHTKMGLSLDKDLIVKGFIESLEGKSQIEKEEIQTLLSNLEQTMRAKQQELAKKEAEASLAEGKKFLEENAKKDGVKVTESGIQYSVITEGSGEKPRATDTVEVHYKGTFLNGETFDSSYDRGQPTVFQLNRVIRGWTEGVQLMSVGSKYKFTIPSELAYGPVGNPPRIPGNSVLEFEIELLNIQKPEQPAQVGDKSE; encoded by the coding sequence ATGAAATTGTTCAAACCCACTATGGTGGCTATAGCACTTGTTTCTGTACTTGGATGTCAGGAAGCAAAACAAGAAGAGAAAGCCGCGGTATTAGATACTGAAGTTCAAAAACAAGCTTATGGTTTAGGTGCTTCCATCGGTATGTATATGGAGCGCAACCTGGAAGAGCACACCAAAATGGGCCTGTCTCTTGATAAAGATTTAATTGTTAAAGGTTTTATTGAAAGCCTGGAAGGCAAGTCGCAGATCGAAAAAGAAGAGATCCAGACTTTGCTGTCTAACCTTGAGCAAACCATGAGAGCTAAACAGCAGGAACTGGCCAAGAAAGAAGCCGAAGCCAGCTTAGCTGAAGGTAAGAAGTTCCTGGAAGAGAATGCCAAGAAAGATGGGGTTAAGGTCACAGAATCCGGCATTCAGTATTCAGTGATCACCGAAGGTAGCGGTGAGAAGCCAAGGGCTACCGATACCGTAGAAGTTCACTACAAAGGAACTTTCTTAAACGGTGAAACTTTCGACAGTTCTTATGACCGCGGTCAGCCTACAGTATTCCAGTTAAACCGCGTGATCCGCGGTTGGACCGAAGGCGTACAGCTGATGTCTGTCGGTTCTAAATATAAGTTTACCATTCCGTCTGAACTGGCCTACGGTCCTGTCGGCAATCCGCCGCGCATTCCGGGCAACTCGGTACTGGAATTTGAAATTGAATTATTGAACATTCAAAAGCCTGAGCAGCCTGCACAAGTTGGCGATAAGTCAGAGTAA
- a CDS encoding SlyX family protein, whose protein sequence is MADNTIENPLTVLEERINALEARNVFQDDVIEQLSQELAVHQAQIADLTYQVQVLASRLKENSANQGMKNEVEPPPPHY, encoded by the coding sequence ATGGCCGATAACACAATAGAAAACCCCCTGACCGTCCTTGAAGAAAGGATCAATGCCCTTGAAGCCCGCAATGTTTTTCAGGACGATGTTATAGAACAGCTCAGCCAGGAGCTGGCAGTACACCAGGCGCAAATTGCCGACCTGACATACCAGGTACAGGTACTGGCCAGCCGCCTGAAAGAAAACAGCGCCAACCAGGGCATGAAAAATGAAGTGGAGCCGCCTCCCCCCCATTACTAG
- a CDS encoding ATP-binding cassette domain-containing protein translates to MIVANELSLDRGAKNLIHSSSFTIHPNHKVGLVGANGCGKSSLFAALLGQLQPDSGSISLPGSWKIATVKQETPALEMSALDYVMDGDKEFRQLEQALAQARADNDGNEEAILINKIDAINGYSLPARAGELLHGLGFLQPQLSAPVKDFSGGWRMRLNLAQALISRADLLLLDEPTNHLDLDAVIWLQRWLKRFTGTLVLISHDRDFLDDVIGQILHIEQQRAKLYAGNYTAFERQRAEHLAQQDAQYQKQQKEIAHLTSFVDRFRAKASKAKQAQSRLKRLQKLPDLAPAHVDTQFTFTFEQPETLPYPLLSLTDSQCGYHQDAVILNQVNLTLVPGSRIGLLGRNGAGKSTLIKSLAGELALLQGERYCAQELKIGYFSQHQLEQLHAPSSAVAHILKAKPTLTELQARSFLGRFGFSGDQALGQVGTMSGGEKARLVLALIVLEKPQLLLLDEPTNHLDLEMRQALVLALQEFAGAIILIAHDRFLLESCVDEFYLVANSGVSDFSGDIDDYQQWLNDDKKQTGQGNKAAKENVVDKKQQRKEQAELRKKAAPLKKQADKFEQSIHQWQQSLQAVEAELADSEIYQSEHKKRLTELLKQQASLKQEIEAAEMEWMDIEEQIEEIMSQVSS, encoded by the coding sequence TTGATCGTAGCCAATGAATTAAGCTTAGACAGAGGGGCTAAAAACCTGATTCACTCGTCCAGCTTTACCATACACCCTAACCATAAAGTCGGCCTGGTCGGTGCAAATGGCTGTGGTAAATCCTCTTTATTCGCCGCCCTGCTGGGGCAGCTGCAGCCGGACAGCGGCAGCATCAGTTTGCCCGGCAGCTGGAAAATAGCCACGGTTAAGCAGGAAACCCCGGCGCTGGAGATGTCAGCTTTAGATTACGTGATGGACGGCGATAAGGAATTCCGCCAGCTGGAACAGGCCCTGGCTCAGGCCCGGGCCGATAACGACGGCAATGAAGAAGCCATACTGATCAATAAAATCGATGCCATCAATGGTTACAGCCTGCCAGCGCGGGCCGGTGAGTTGTTGCACGGCCTGGGCTTTCTCCAGCCCCAGCTCAGCGCCCCGGTCAAAGACTTTTCCGGTGGCTGGCGCATGCGCCTGAACCTTGCCCAGGCACTGATCAGCCGCGCCGATCTCCTGCTGCTGGATGAGCCCACCAACCACCTGGATCTGGATGCGGTGATCTGGCTGCAACGCTGGTTGAAACGTTTTACCGGCACCCTGGTGCTGATTTCCCATGACAGGGATTTTCTCGACGATGTGATCGGGCAGATACTGCATATCGAGCAGCAGCGGGCAAAACTCTATGCCGGCAACTACACCGCCTTTGAACGCCAGCGCGCCGAACACCTGGCCCAGCAGGATGCCCAGTACCAGAAACAGCAAAAGGAAATCGCCCATTTAACTTCTTTTGTCGACCGTTTCCGCGCCAAGGCCAGCAAGGCGAAACAGGCGCAAAGCCGGTTAAAACGCCTGCAAAAATTGCCGGACTTAGCCCCGGCCCATGTCGATACCCAGTTTACCTTCACCTTTGAGCAGCCGGAAACCTTGCCCTATCCCCTGCTGTCGTTGACCGACAGCCAATGCGGCTACCATCAGGATGCCGTGATTTTAAACCAGGTTAACCTCACCCTGGTGCCCGGCAGCCGGATCGGCCTGCTGGGAAGAAACGGCGCCGGTAAGTCCACCCTGATCAAATCCCTGGCGGGGGAGCTGGCACTGCTGCAAGGGGAACGTTATTGCGCCCAGGAACTCAAAATCGGTTATTTCTCCCAGCACCAGCTGGAGCAGTTGCATGCGCCAAGCAGCGCCGTCGCCCATATCTTAAAGGCCAAACCAACCTTGACGGAATTGCAGGCCCGCTCCTTTTTAGGCCGCTTCGGCTTTAGCGGCGACCAGGCCCTGGGCCAGGTGGGCACTATGTCCGGCGGCGAAAAAGCCCGCCTGGTGCTGGCGCTGATCGTGCTGGAAAAACCCCAGCTGTTGCTGCTGGACGAGCCCACCAACCACCTGGATCTGGAAATGCGCCAGGCGCTGGTGCTGGCATTGCAGGAATTCGCCGGCGCCATCATCCTGATTGCCCATGACAGGTTCCTGCTTGAGTCCTGTGTTGACGAATTTTACCTGGTGGCCAACAGCGGGGTCAGCGATTTCAGCGGCGATATCGACGACTACCAGCAATGGCTCAATGACGACAAAAAGCAAACCGGCCAGGGCAATAAGGCCGCCAAAGAAAATGTGGTCGATAAAAAACAGCAGCGTAAGGAACAGGCGGAGCTACGTAAAAAAGCCGCACCGCTGAAAAAGCAGGCGGATAAATTTGAACAAAGCATTCACCAGTGGCAGCAAAGCCTGCAGGCGGTCGAAGCGGAACTTGCCGACAGCGAGATTTACCAGAGCGAGCACAAAAAGCGCCTGACAGAGCTGTTAAAACAGCAGGCCAGCCTGAAGCAGGAAATAGAGGCGGCGGAGATGGAATGGATGGACATTGAAGAGCAGATAGAGGAAATCATGTCGCAGGTTTCATCTTAG
- a CDS encoding flagellin — translation MDFSVKQTSANLSFIERINQERQEAREQLASGKRINSAADDPAGLQISNRLTSGINAFEQLATNARDQVNINQVQSSQLNAINDNLQRANVLAIQSGNPLYQGDAIQGELDQITAEINVIAGEALGQDDFLQRLDATDPATTQAALEAARANISDRASDLGADSNALLSQAATYDISRVSLSDSRSRIEDADFARVTGEQEQADTRLQIALLNKRDEESRKGLLIDQLL, via the coding sequence ATGGATTTTTCCGTCAAGCAAACCTCAGCCAACCTCAGCTTTATCGAGCGCATCAATCAGGAGCGCCAGGAAGCCCGGGAACAACTCGCTTCCGGCAAACGCATCAACAGCGCCGCCGATGATCCCGCCGGCCTACAAATCAGCAACCGCCTGACCTCGGGCATCAATGCCTTTGAACAGCTGGCAACCAATGCCAGGGATCAGGTCAATATCAACCAAGTGCAAAGCTCCCAGCTAAACGCCATTAACGACAACCTGCAACGGGCCAATGTGCTGGCTATTCAGTCCGGCAATCCGCTTTACCAGGGGGATGCCATCCAGGGAGAGCTGGATCAGATCACCGCGGAAATCAATGTTATAGCCGGCGAAGCCCTGGGGCAGGACGATTTTCTCCAGCGCCTCGACGCCACAGATCCCGCCACAACCCAGGCCGCGCTGGAGGCCGCCCGGGCCAATATCAGCGACAGGGCGTCGGACCTGGGGGCCGACAGCAATGCCTTACTCAGCCAGGCGGCCACCTATGACATCAGCCGGGTCAGCCTGAGCGACAGCCGCTCCCGGATTGAGGATGCCGACTTTGCCCGGGTTACCGGGGAGCAGGAGCAGGCAGATACCCGGTTGCAAATCGCCTTATTAAACAAGCGCGACGAAGAGAGCCGTAAGGGCCTGCTGATTGACCAGTTGCTCTAG
- a CDS encoding glycosyltransferase has protein sequence MKHVLIIGYVWPEPNSSAAGSRMMQLIAFFKSQQWAVTFASPAQRTEHMADLAAIGVDSRDISLNCQSFDAYIESLQPDIVMFDRFMMEEQFGWRVRQQCPQALTILDTEDLQFLRHARHQAAKGQREVQAQDYHSDLAKREVAAIFRCDLSLMISREEIELLTRRYQVDSRLLHYSPFMLERAVLSQLNPGYEQRQGFISIGNFRHAPNWDAVLWLKQQVWPLIRKALPQAQLFVYGAYPPPKATALHDVKSGFLVKGWVDDAIAAMQSARVCLAPLRFGAGLKGKLAEAMICNTPSVTTDIGAEGMQTDQAWGGAIANDAEAIAQAAVALYQQPGLWQESSIRGQENARQLFDRHQHFDALAEKIAQVSGDLSGHRQENFTGAMLNFHHHRSTQYMSQWIESKNKLAQLQEQQDKTLNQPEL, from the coding sequence ATGAAGCATGTTTTGATCATCGGCTATGTCTGGCCCGAGCCCAATTCTTCCGCTGCCGGCAGCCGTATGATGCAGTTGATTGCCTTTTTTAAATCCCAACAATGGGCAGTAACCTTTGCCAGCCCGGCGCAGCGCACCGAGCATATGGCGGATTTGGCGGCCATAGGCGTCGACAGCCGGGACATCAGCTTAAACTGCCAGAGCTTTGATGCCTATATTGAAAGCTTGCAGCCGGATATCGTGATGTTCGACCGCTTTATGATGGAAGAACAGTTTGGCTGGCGTGTGCGCCAGCAATGCCCGCAGGCGCTGACGATTTTGGATACCGAAGATTTGCAGTTTTTGCGCCATGCCCGGCACCAGGCCGCTAAGGGGCAGCGTGAAGTGCAGGCGCAGGACTACCATTCGGATCTGGCCAAGCGGGAAGTAGCGGCGATTTTCCGCTGTGATCTCAGCCTGATGATTTCCCGGGAAGAAATCGAGCTGCTGACCCGGCGCTATCAGGTAGACAGCCGCTTGCTGCACTACAGCCCTTTTATGCTGGAGCGAGCAGTATTGTCTCAGCTTAACCCGGGTTATGAGCAGCGCCAGGGGTTTATTTCCATCGGCAATTTTCGCCATGCCCCCAACTGGGATGCGGTATTGTGGTTGAAACAGCAGGTATGGCCCCTGATCCGCAAAGCCTTGCCCCAGGCGCAGCTGTTTGTTTACGGCGCCTATCCGCCCCCGAAAGCGACGGCGCTGCACGATGTGAAGTCGGGTTTCCTGGTTAAGGGCTGGGTGGACGATGCCATAGCGGCAATGCAGTCTGCCCGGGTCTGTCTTGCGCCCCTGCGGTTCGGCGCCGGCCTTAAGGGCAAGCTCGCCGAAGCCATGATCTGCAATACCCCGTCGGTGACTACAGATATCGGCGCCGAAGGCATGCAAACCGATCAGGCCTGGGGCGGTGCTATCGCCAATGACGCCGAAGCTATCGCCCAAGCCGCCGTCGCCTTGTATCAGCAGCCCGGCTTGTGGCAGGAAAGCAGCATCAGGGGCCAGGAAAATGCCCGGCAGCTGTTTGATCGCCACCAGCACTTTGATGCCCTGGCAGAGAAAATAGCGCAAGTGAGCGGAGATTTAAGCGGCCACAGGCAAGAAAACTTTACCGGCGCCATGCTTAACTTCCATCATCACCGAAGCACCCAGTACATGTCCCAATGGATCGAGTCGAAAAACAAGCTGGCGCAGTTACAGGAGCAGCAGGACAAAACTCTAAATCAACCTGAATTATAA
- a CDS encoding YceI family protein encodes MRILLLLASLTTFPAFSAWLLDNQFSKLSFVTIKKGDIAENHHFARLAGKVNNAGTVDFTVDLTSVDTKIAIRDDRMKQFLFNTDKFPKANFRAKLDMQVIDKLASGTTLKMPLTGSISLHGQKQEVTTEVLVAKLTGDKFVVSSLQPVLINAQSYDLVAGVAKLREIAGLPSISNAVPVSFVLSFNQAHSG; translated from the coding sequence GTGCGTATATTATTACTATTGGCGAGTTTAACCACTTTTCCGGCATTCAGCGCCTGGTTGCTGGATAACCAGTTTTCCAAACTGAGTTTTGTGACTATTAAAAAAGGGGATATCGCCGAAAATCACCATTTCGCCCGGTTGGCGGGTAAAGTCAATAACGCCGGTACCGTGGACTTTACCGTAGACCTGACCAGTGTCGATACCAAGATCGCTATCCGTGACGACCGCATGAAGCAGTTTTTATTCAACACCGATAAGTTCCCCAAGGCGAATTTCAGGGCCAAGCTGGATATGCAGGTGATCGACAAGCTTGCCAGCGGCACAACCCTGAAGATGCCATTGACCGGCAGCATCAGCCTGCACGGCCAGAAGCAGGAAGTAACCACAGAAGTGTTAGTGGCCAAACTCACCGGCGACAAGTTTGTTGTTTCCAGCCTGCAGCCGGTGCTGATCAATGCTCAAAGTTATGATCTGGTGGCCGGGGTGGCCAAGCTGCGGGAAATCGCCGGCCTGCCCAGCATCAGCAATGCCGTACCGGTAAGTTTTGTACTCTCGTTTAACCAGGCTCATTCCGGTTAA
- a CDS encoding YheV family putative zinc ribbon protein: MKKRFIAGAVCPKCKAMDTMALTKEQGVEKVTCVSCGEQMSQPEEHVITQVRSNEQVIGVFKPE, translated from the coding sequence GTGAAAAAACGATTTATTGCCGGGGCGGTATGCCCTAAATGTAAGGCCATGGATACCATGGCCCTGACCAAGGAGCAGGGGGTGGAAAAAGTTACCTGCGTCAGTTGCGGCGAGCAAATGAGCCAGCCCGAAGAGCATGTGATCACGCAAGTGCGCAGCAATGAGCAGGTGATCGGCGTCTTTAAACCTGAATAG
- a CDS encoding hydrolase, translating into MFYQSQFKAAWWLANPHLQTIAAKYLRRKTPLATVTETLELPDGDFIDLAWTEIPAAGNTRPLVVILHGLEGSVNSHYAQGMLRAVKALGWIGVVMHFRGCSGRPNRQERSYHSGDTRDISYLTGLLKQRYPDSPLCAIGFSLGGNVLTRYLACTPGNPYKAAVVICAPLHLSSCSDRINRGFSKVYQQYLVKMMKESTYKKIARQQLTRLDRRQLAKVVTIRDFDDKITAPVNGFVDAEDYYRQMSGRDLLAEIRQPCLVIHAMDDPFLSHRHITGRLKLSPTTTFELCRRGGHVGFISGRNPFRPKFYLEHRVPAYLKEHLQP; encoded by the coding sequence ATGTTTTATCAAAGTCAGTTCAAGGCGGCCTGGTGGTTAGCAAACCCTCACTTACAAACCATAGCCGCCAAATATTTGCGCCGTAAAACTCCCCTGGCGACCGTCACCGAAACCCTGGAGCTGCCGGACGGCGACTTTATCGATCTCGCCTGGACCGAAATACCGGCCGCCGGCAATACCCGGCCACTGGTGGTTATCCTGCACGGCCTGGAAGGTTCGGTAAACAGCCATTATGCCCAGGGTATGCTCAGGGCCGTCAAAGCGCTGGGCTGGATCGGGGTGGTTATGCACTTTCGCGGCTGCAGCGGCCGCCCCAACCGCCAGGAGCGCTCTTACCATAGCGGCGATACCCGGGATATCAGTTATTTAACCGGCTTGCTTAAGCAACGCTATCCCGACAGTCCGCTGTGCGCCATAGGTTTTTCCCTCGGCGGCAATGTCCTGACCCGCTACCTGGCATGTACACCGGGAAATCCGTACAAGGCGGCTGTGGTAATCTGCGCTCCCCTGCACCTGTCCAGTTGCAGCGATCGCATCAACCGGGGCTTTTCTAAGGTTTACCAGCAATACCTGGTGAAAATGATGAAAGAAAGCACCTATAAAAAAATCGCCCGCCAACAGCTCACCCGGCTCGACCGCCGGCAACTGGCGAAGGTAGTCACCATACGCGACTTTGACGATAAGATAACCGCCCCCGTCAACGGTTTTGTCGACGCCGAAGATTATTACCGGCAAATGAGCGGCCGGGACCTGCTGGCGGAGATCCGCCAGCCCTGCCTGGTGATCCATGCCATGGACGATCCCTTTTTAAGCCACAGGCATATCACCGGCCGGCTGAAACTGTCCCCCACAACCACATTTGAACTTTGCCGCCGGGGAGGCCATGTCGGCTTTATTTCCGGCCGCAACCCCTTCAGGCCGAAATTTTACCTGGAACACAGGGTTCCGGCTTATTTAAAGGAGCATTTACAACCATGA
- a CDS encoding type II secretion system protein N — translation MKQGVAYAGVFAGVYLIFVIAGIPAKLLFNFVSLPKNVVVENVSGTVWQAEISRLATPDIELNRVRAELSPWSLLVFDPAVSLNFGDDLLPGPQGEVVVSGLLGSLTLTDADILMAANEISRQLDLPVPVSASGDVSLKLDTLVLDKPFCTRARGRVSWPKARVAALEQNVALGALSADIGCEEGALVVTVDPKNNLGLTFSAYLRQGGKLSGQGYLQPAANFPEPLKGALPFLGKKDVQGRYRLGF, via the coding sequence ATGAAGCAAGGTGTTGCCTATGCCGGTGTGTTCGCCGGCGTTTATTTGATTTTTGTGATTGCCGGCATACCGGCGAAGTTGCTCTTTAATTTTGTTTCCCTGCCTAAAAATGTCGTGGTTGAAAATGTTTCCGGTACGGTCTGGCAGGCGGAAATCAGCCGCCTGGCCACCCCGGATATTGAACTGAACCGGGTCAGGGCAGAGCTGAGTCCCTGGTCTTTGCTGGTATTCGATCCCGCCGTCAGCCTGAACTTTGGTGATGACTTATTGCCGGGACCCCAGGGGGAAGTCGTGGTCAGCGGCTTGCTTGGCAGTCTGACTTTAACCGATGCCGACATTCTTATGGCGGCCAACGAGATTTCCCGCCAGCTGGACTTGCCCGTACCTGTGTCCGCTTCCGGCGATGTTTCCCTGAAGCTGGATACCTTAGTGCTGGATAAGCCGTTTTGTACCCGGGCCCGGGGGCGGGTTTCCTGGCCCAAGGCGAGGGTGGCGGCACTGGAGCAAAATGTCGCTTTAGGGGCGCTGAGCGCCGATATCGGCTGCGAAGAAGGGGCCCTGGTGGTTACCGTCGACCCGAAGAACAACCTGGGTCTGACTTTTTCCGCCTACCTGCGCCAGGGAGGCAAGCTTTCCGGGCAGGGATATCTGCAACCGGCAGCCAATTTTCCCGAGCCGCTTAAAGGGGCGCTGCCTTTCTTGGGCAAAAAGGACGTCCAGGGACGCTACCGCCTGGGCTTCTAG
- a CDS encoding tetratricopeptide repeat protein codes for MKKSIMSLLLLSLGTVGSVSANDLELGIYQLNRGEFKAAINEFKPLVVEGYAPAQYQMGLIYLNGNGVRKDPGQAFELFSLAADQNYPDAQFQLAVMYTDGIGVKKNKKMAFELTEKAAKKGLASAQFNLGVMYYQGEGVVKNYLTASRWYEKAAYQNYALAQFNLALMYYEGKGVEKDTEKSYIWNIISAKNGYVQAQKSRDMDERDLSVAQIEESRAKAEEMYRKIMMQVDLKTKEAYKGTS; via the coding sequence ATGAAAAAAAGCATAATGTCGTTACTGTTACTTTCACTGGGCACAGTCGGTTCAGTGTCTGCCAATGATCTCGAATTAGGTATCTACCAGCTTAACCGGGGGGAGTTTAAGGCGGCCATCAATGAATTTAAGCCTCTAGTGGTTGAAGGTTATGCGCCGGCGCAATACCAGATGGGACTGATTTATCTTAACGGTAACGGCGTCAGGAAAGATCCCGGCCAGGCGTTTGAACTGTTTTCCCTGGCGGCAGATCAAAACTATCCGGATGCCCAGTTTCAGCTGGCGGTTATGTATACCGACGGCATAGGGGTCAAGAAAAACAAAAAAATGGCGTTTGAACTCACGGAAAAAGCCGCGAAAAAAGGCCTGGCCAGCGCCCAGTTTAACTTAGGGGTTATGTATTACCAGGGAGAAGGAGTCGTCAAAAATTATTTAACCGCCTCCCGCTGGTACGAAAAAGCCGCCTACCAAAATTATGCCCTGGCGCAGTTTAACCTGGCCCTGATGTACTATGAAGGCAAAGGGGTAGAAAAAGATACCGAAAAGTCTTATATCTGGAACATTATTTCCGCCAAAAACGGTTATGTCCAGGCGCAAAAAAGCCGGGATATGGATGAGCGTGATTTAAGCGTTGCCCAGATAGAAGAATCCCGCGCCAAAGCAGAAGAGATGTACCGAAAAATCATGATGCAGGTAGATCTGAAAACCAAAGAAGCCTATAAAGGCACAAGCTGA
- the nudE gene encoding ADP compounds hydrolase NudE, with translation MTRKNQLPVITQRKKVASSRFFAIEQIDLTFSNGVQRQYERMQGSGRGAVMIVPLQEDGSVLLVKEYCAGSHSYELGFPKGLIDPGETAQVAANRELQEEIGFGAEILQPIHQVSMAPAFFNARMDIFLARGLYPQSLEGDEPEPLEVVSWQLDDFQALLAEPSFTEARSIAALLLVVNHLRG, from the coding sequence ATGACACGTAAAAACCAGTTACCCGTAATCACCCAAAGGAAGAAAGTTGCCAGCAGCCGGTTTTTTGCCATAGAACAAATCGATCTCACCTTCAGCAACGGGGTGCAGCGGCAATACGAGCGCATGCAGGGCTCCGGCCGGGGGGCGGTAATGATAGTGCCGCTGCAGGAGGACGGTTCTGTTTTACTGGTAAAAGAATATTGTGCCGGCAGCCATAGTTATGAACTGGGTTTTCCCAAAGGATTAATCGATCCCGGGGAAACGGCGCAGGTGGCGGCCAACCGCGAGTTGCAGGAAGAAATAGGTTTCGGCGCCGAGATTTTGCAGCCTATTCACCAGGTTTCTATGGCGCCGGCGTTTTTTAATGCCAGGATGGATATTTTTCTTGCGCGGGGACTGTATCCGCAGTCACTGGAAGGGGATGAACCTGAACCGTTAGAGGTTGTCAGCTGGCAACTGGATGACTTTCAGGCGTTACTGGCGGAGCCGAGTTTTACCGAGGCACGCAGCATAGCTGCGCTGTTGTTGGTGGTTAATCACTTAAGAGGCTGA